One window of the Candidatus Neomarinimicrobiota bacterium genome contains the following:
- the selD gene encoding selenide, water dikinase SelD: MKVSDFDFDLPRQMIAGRPVAPRDSARLLEVGESLGDHSIRDLPGLLRPGDVLVLTKALGTGFITTAFKAGKCPDDVIATASESMAALNAAGSAAAIAVGARASTDITGFGLAGHAGEMAQASDVTIVIDLHRLPLLPGAEALARQGNKTRASVSNRGFAEPMLRIEGEPDPLRLEFAFDAQTSGGLLISVAEDRAEDLVARAKDAGAAATSVIGEVREKSDVSLVLRG; the protein is encoded by the coding sequence ATGAAAGTCTCTGATTTCGATTTCGATCTGCCGCGCCAGATGATCGCCGGCCGGCCCGTGGCGCCGAGGGATAGTGCGCGCCTGCTCGAGGTGGGTGAGAGTTTGGGCGATCATTCCATCCGCGACCTGCCCGGCCTCCTCCGGCCGGGCGACGTGTTGGTGCTGACCAAAGCACTTGGCACGGGCTTTATCACGACCGCGTTCAAAGCTGGAAAATGCCCGGACGATGTCATCGCGACGGCGAGCGAAAGCATGGCGGCGCTGAACGCGGCCGGCAGCGCAGCAGCGATTGCCGTTGGCGCTCGCGCCTCGACGGACATCACCGGATTCGGCTTGGCTGGTCATGCGGGCGAAATGGCGCAGGCAAGTGATGTGACTATCGTTATTGACTTGCACCGTTTGCCGCTGTTGCCGGGTGCCGAAGCTCTCGCCCGCCAGGGCAACAAGACACGCGCCAGTGTCAGCAATCGCGGCTTCGCCGAGCCAATGTTGCGCATCGAGGGTGAACCAGACCCCCTGCGTCTGGAGTTTGCCTTCGATGCTCAGACGTCTGGCGGGCTGCTGATCAGCGTTGCCGAAGATCGAGCGGAAGACTTGGTCGCGCGAGCAAAAGATGCCGGCGCAGCGGCAACCAGCGTGATTGGCGAAGTGCGTGAGAAGTCAGACGTTTCACTCGTCTTGCGAGGCTAA